CACTAAACTCACTTTGCCTTCAGCAGGCACAGACCCTAAAACAACAGCCCCTTCACCTAGTTTTTGGAGTAGCCGTTCTGCTGCGGTTTTTAAGGATTCTGGATCAACCCCTTCTAGTTGGGAAACAATGACTTTCACTGCACCTGCGGGTTGTGCCTGATCCAGAAGCTGCTCTGACTTCGCCAAGGCTAATTCAGCTTTCAAGGCATCGAGCTGTTTCTGGGTGGTTTTGAGGTCTGATTGGAGAGTGGTAATTCTTTCAGGCAGCTCTTCTAGCTTCGCCTTAAACCGATCGCTCAAATCCCGGACCACGGCATCTCGGATATTCAAATACTCTAGAACCGCAGGTCCAGCAATGGCCTCAATTCGGCGCACGCCTGAGGCCACCCCGGCCTCCGTCACAATTTTGAACAGGCCAATTTCAGAGGTATTGCCCACATGGGTACCTCCGCAGAGTTCCATGGAGACACCAGGAACATCCATAACCCGCACTTCGGCTCCATACTTTTCCCCAAACATGGCCACAGCTCCCTTGGCCTTAGCATCGGCAATAGGCATCACCTCTGTTTCCGTACCATGGGCTTCCGCAATCCAAGTATTGATTTGGGTTTCGATTTCTTGAATCTGGGCAGACGTAACGGGCTGAGTGTAGTTAAAGTCAAAACGCAACCGATCAAAGGAGACTAATGATCCGGCTTGGCCAATGGACTCATCGACAATATTCTTGAGGGCGGCTTGCAGCAAATGGGTGGCGGTGTGATGGGCTTGTACTTGGCGACGGCAGGCCAAGTCAATTTGGGCGGTGAGGGAGGCTCCGGTTTTCAAGGTGCCCCGCTCAATGCGGCCATAGTGAATGAAAATATTCGACTCTTTCTGAACATCTTCAATCCGCACCACGACATCTTTGCCGTTGAGGTAGCCACGATCGCCAATCTGTCCCCCAGATTCAGCATAGAAGGGGGTTTGGTCAAGGGCAATTTGGACCTCAGTCCCGGCTTTAGCCTGTTTAACAGATTCTCCATTGACGAGCAGGGCTACGACTTTAGCCTGAGCCGAGAAATCGGTATAGCCCAAAAAGTCTGTGGGGTGAATGGTGGTGGCGAGTTGTTCCAGGGCGCTTTGTACTGTTAAGTCGATGGTTTTATGGGCACTGCGACCGCGATCTTGTTGTTCTTTCATCGCTTTGGCAAAGCCTTTTTCGTCTACCGTCAGTCCCTGCTCTGCTGCAATTTCTTGAGTTAGCTCCAGGGGAAAACCGTAGGTGTCATAAAGGTCAAAGGCATCTTTACCTGAAATTTGCTTGGGCTTTTTAGCCATCATTTCAGCCAAGAGTTTCTCACCCCGATTCAGGGTCTTTAGGAATTGGGCTTCTTCCCGCTCTAACTCTGGCTTGATAATTTTTTCCCGTTCTCGGACTTCAGGATAGGCAACTTCCAGAGAAGCAATCGCCGTTTCAGCCACTTGGGTAATAAATGCTCCGTCAATGCCAATCAGTTGCCCATGGCGAACCACTCGGCGAATCAGTCTTCGTAATATATATCCTCGCCCGACATTAGAGGCAGTAATTCCATCCGCAATCATCTGGACCACGGACCGCACATGATCGCCAATCACCTTTAATGAAGTCTTGTTTTTAGCGTTGGTCTTTTTATATTGAATGCCAGGAATTTTGGCAGCGGTTTCGATAATCGGAAAGATCAAATCCGTCTCGTAATTATTCGGCACTCCCTGCAAAATCTGGGCCATCCGTTCTAGGCCCATACCCGTATCAATATTCTTATTTTTGAGGGGGGTGAGTTTCCCATCGCTATCTCGGTTGTACTCCATGAAAACCAGGTTGTAGTACTCAATAAACCGGGTGTCATCCTCTAGATCGATGTTCTCATCCCCTTTCTCTGGGTGAAAGTCATAGTACAACTCAGAACAGGGACCACAAGGCCCAGTTGACCCCGAAGCCCAGAAGTTATCGTCAGCTCCCATACGCTGAATCCGATGTTCGGGAATACCAATCTTGTCCCGCCAGATCGCAAAGGCTTCGTCATCTTCTTCAAACACACTCGGCACAATGCGTTCGGGGGGAAGCTTATACACTTCTGTAGACAATTCCCAAGCCCAAGCAATGGCCTGTTCTTTGAAGTAATCCCCAAAGCTGAAGTTGCCCAGCATTTCAAAGTAGGTATGGTGGCGGGCAGTTTTGCCGACATTCTCAATGTCGTTGGTGCGAATACATTTCTGGGAGGTGGTAGCTCTGGGTACTTCAGCTTCTCGTTGTCCTAAGAAGATGGGTTTGAAGGGCAACATTCCGGCAATGGTGAGCAGAACGGTCGGATCTTCGGGCACCAAGGAGGCACTGGGTAAAATTTTGTGGCCTTTGGCGGCATAGAAGTCGAGGAAGGTTTGCCGGATTTGAGCACCGCTAAGAGACGCAACCATAGATCTAAAGGAACAACTCAATTGACATGTATATCAATCATGCCCTGTCCTGACTGCTTTTGGCAGAGGAATGGTATGCAATATCTCGCAACGCCATACTCAATACTGAGGTTGAAGAATATTTAGCTCTTCCAGCCAGTATAAGTTCGAATCCTAGAAATATACTCTGATTGTAGGTAAAAGGCCGGAAGTATTACTCGATAGGAGATGATCGAAAGCGCTACGCTAAGAAGCTGATATTTTCTTCTGCAAATCCTTGGTATCTTTTGCGATTAGGGATTCAACGTATCCATTTAAACTGGTGCCTATATTATGGGCCTGAAGAATGGCTAATCGATGCAGTTCAGGTGTAGTGCGAGTGGAGAAGTTACCGGAATACTGTTTTTCGGGCTCCTGGCCCAACTCTGTACAGAAGGCTAGATAATCATCCACTGAGTCATAAAATGCTTGGGTCGCCTCTGCAACGGTAGTGCCCTCAAAGTGGATGGTCCCTTTCATGTCTAGAACCATGCCGCCGATCGCGCCACTTTCTTCATCCACTTCTAGTTTGGCGTTGTAGCCTTTATAACTAAGCATTTTCTACACCTGCATCTTTGAGATATTTACGGACGGCTTTAACCAATAACTTACCTGCAGTCGGTTCAGGATGAGGTCGATGGAATATAGCAGGGAGATCTCCCAGTACTACTCTGATCCGGGAGCCATTACCTTCGGTGATCGTTGCCCCCAATGCGACTAACAGGCTCTCAATATCAGACCACCTAATATTTCCTGAAATAGGGTCTGCAAATAAACGTTCGAGGATTTTTCGTTGTTTACTGTTCACCTATACCTCTTATACGTGCATTAATGCTAGCACTATTTGCTAGCATTAATGCACGGGGATTAGCTCTAAATCTAAGTCGTATAGTCATCTGAATTAATGGCCTAGCCTTAATCTCAGTAATGATGAGTATTGTTCTGAAGAGACTCGACTTGTGTCGTCCCAATCAATACTTTCTCTATTTGTAAGTAGGGTTTAAGTACAAAGTGAAGGCTCATCTAGATTCACCAATCTCACGTTAAATATCTGTATGTTGATTGCAAATACCCAATGATTCAGTCATTAGATGAACTCTCTAAGATTCTTGAGAAGACAGAGCTAGCTAGTCGGCAGCTAGCAGAGATGAAGATCTTAGAGACTGGTGAGCGAGCTTTTGTTGTTGAGGTTGATTTGGCTAACGCTTTTCAATCCTGGGAAATATTATCGAGTCTCAAGTCTCGCACCGGGAGATGTCCTATCATCGTTGCTAACTTTGAAAAAGATAGTAAATGGAAAGATTCTTTTACCAATGACACCTCTACATTTTCAAGAAATGAATTTCAAGATATTTGGGATGATAATGGTACTTATCGCAGGATAAAGAGGGATATCTCCCCACGCTCAATTATTAAGCGTGCTGAGGTCTTAGAAATTGATGCTGTCCTCAACGCTTACTCTAAAGCAGAGGAAGAGGCTGAGTGGAGACATGCAGACTTAGAAGAAATTGAATGGCAGGTAGATCAAACAAAGCGTGATTTTGGTATTGCTCTCTCTGTCTCAGAAGTTATCAATGCTCTGGATGGGGATAACAAGAAGATTACTCAAACTCAACTGGAGGCGTTTCTGTTTAAATGGGAGCAGCAGCATGCTGATTCAAGTCAATTTTTAGCAAGACCCGGCACTATACTCAAATATCTGAGCTGGTATGAACCTTCACCTGATGAAGGAATGGGAATTATGCTTCTTCCAACTCTCAGTAGCTGGCATGCCCTTGCCT
The Acaryochloris marina S15 genome window above contains:
- the alaS gene encoding alanine--tRNA ligase; this translates as MVASLSGAQIRQTFLDFYAAKGHKILPSASLVPEDPTVLLTIAGMLPFKPIFLGQREAEVPRATTSQKCIRTNDIENVGKTARHHTYFEMLGNFSFGDYFKEQAIAWAWELSTEVYKLPPERIVPSVFEEDDEAFAIWRDKIGIPEHRIQRMGADDNFWASGSTGPCGPCSELYYDFHPEKGDENIDLEDDTRFIEYYNLVFMEYNRDSDGKLTPLKNKNIDTGMGLERMAQILQGVPNNYETDLIFPIIETAAKIPGIQYKKTNAKNKTSLKVIGDHVRSVVQMIADGITASNVGRGYILRRLIRRVVRHGQLIGIDGAFITQVAETAIASLEVAYPEVREREKIIKPELEREEAQFLKTLNRGEKLLAEMMAKKPKQISGKDAFDLYDTYGFPLELTQEIAAEQGLTVDEKGFAKAMKEQQDRGRSAHKTIDLTVQSALEQLATTIHPTDFLGYTDFSAQAKVVALLVNGESVKQAKAGTEVQIALDQTPFYAESGGQIGDRGYLNGKDVVVRIEDVQKESNIFIHYGRIERGTLKTGASLTAQIDLACRRQVQAHHTATHLLQAALKNIVDESIGQAGSLVSFDRLRFDFNYTQPVTSAQIQEIETQINTWIAEAHGTETEVMPIADAKAKGAVAMFGEKYGAEVRVMDVPGVSMELCGGTHVGNTSEIGLFKIVTEAGVASGVRRIEAIAGPAVLEYLNIRDAVVRDLSDRFKAKLEELPERITTLQSDLKTTQKQLDALKAELALAKSEQLLDQAQPAGAVKVIVSQLEGVDPESLKTAAERLLQKLGEGAVVLGSVPAEGKVSLVAAFSPKVIEQGLQAGKFVGAIAKQCGGGGGGRPNLAQAGGRDPSKLADALADAHKQLLSQLK
- a CDS encoding type II toxin-antitoxin system HicA family toxin, whose translation is MNSKQRKILERLFADPISGNIRWSDIESLLVALGATITEGNGSRIRVVLGDLPAIFHRPHPEPTAGKLLVKAVRKYLKDAGVENA
- a CDS encoding type II toxin-antitoxin system HicB family antitoxin; this encodes MLSYKGYNAKLEVDEESGAIGGMVLDMKGTIHFEGTTVAEATQAFYDSVDDYLAFCTELGQEPEKQYSGNFSTRTTPELHRLAILQAHNIGTSLNGYVESLIAKDTKDLQKKISAS
- a CDS encoding DUF4253 domain-containing protein gives rise to the protein MIQSLDELSKILEKTELASRQLAEMKILETGERAFVVEVDLANAFQSWEILSSLKSRTGRCPIIVANFEKDSKWKDSFTNDTSTFSRNEFQDIWDDNGTYRRIKRDISPRSIIKRAEVLEIDAVLNAYSKAEEEAEWRHADLEEIEWQVDQTKRDFGIALSVSEVINALDGDNKKITQTQLEAFLFKWEQQHADSSQFLARPGTILKYLSWYEPSPDEGMGIMLLPTLSSWHALAYMSFWGAEGSIETEKTMTVLKSWNQWFGAELVAHYGTILNLLVQRVPSTEQAFQLAWEQDCVASCTIGLSGISLRELARALLHTNRWFLHARP